The following nucleotide sequence is from Thermomicrobiales bacterium.
CGTCCGGCTCGGAGCGCACCGGTCGGCTGTCCTCGCCACGCGCTCGTGCCCGCAGCCGCGCGCCGTCGCCCCCGGCAACGTCCAGCAGCAGCAGGTCGGGCGCGTTGGCCAGCTCGCCGAGCGTGGCGATCCCGCCCGCACGCAACCGCGCGCTCGCCTTTGGCCCGATGCCGGGCAAGCGTTCGATCGCCAGCGGACTGAACGTCGCCGCCTCCGCACCGGGCGGGACAATCCGCAGCCCGTCCGGCTTATCGAGGTCGGACGCGATCTTGGCCACCAGCTTGTTGGTCGCCACACCGAGCGAGACGGCCAGGCCAACCTCGTCGCGCACCCGTTGCTTCAGCGACCGCGCCAGTGTCTCGATGCTGCCGAACAGCCGCTCGGAGTTGCTGACGTCGAGGTAGGCTTCGTCGATGCTGACGACTTCGACCATCGGTGAGAAGTCGTCCAGCACGATCCGGAAGCGCTGCGACAGCTCGCGGTAGAAGGTGCCATCTGGCCGCACGATGACGGCCTGCGGGCACAATCTCATCGCCTGCGCCGTTGGCATCGCCGATCGCACGCCGTACTGGCGCGCCTCGTAGGTGGCCGAGGCAACGACGCCACGACCATCCGGCGATCCGCCGACGATGACAGGACGCCCGGATAGCTCTGGCCGCCGTAGCACCTCGGCTGCGGCGAAGAACGCGTCGAGATCGGCGTGGATGATCCAGCGGTCGGCATCGCGCACGTTCACTTCTACCTCCCGCTTTCCAGAGCTGAGATTAGAACAGATGTTCTAATCTGTTCGGATAGTAGAACGCAGATGTATGGTTGTCAACTATGTGACGCAGAGTCAAATCCTGTTGGATCGTCGCGAAGCATGGCGCACCTCCGGTCGTTGCCGTGCGCGGGTGTTGCGGCTATCCTGACTTGGATGAGAGCCGGAGCGGGCGAAGGAGAACAGTGTGACGAACACGAAGCGACTGGCGATCCTGTCCGATGCACATGGCAACCTGGCGGCACTGCAAGCCGTCCTCGCTGAGGTCGACCGTCGCGGCCCGTTCGACACGCTGGTCGGTGGTGGGGACTACGTGCTGGGCGGGGCATTTCCGAGCGAGACGCTGGCGCTGGTTATCGAGCGCGGCCTGGAGTGCGTGCGCGGCAATACTGACGAATGGCTCGTCGAGGCAGCGACTGGTGGCAAGCAGCCAGCGACTGGCTACACTCCCGAGCAGGCGCACACTGGTGTGCTGCGTGAGATGGACGAGTGGGCTGCAGCGCATCTCAACGCCGATCAGCTGGAGTTCCTGAAAGGTCTGCCGCTGCGCTGGGAGACGACCGGACCGAGCGGGCAGACGATTGTCTTCGTCCACGCGACGCCGTGGAGTACGCACCCAGGCGTGCTACCCGACGCACCCGAGGATGTCGCCGAGCGGATGCTCGACGAGGCTGGATCACCGATGCTGCTCTACGGCCACATCCACCATGCATACATCCGCACCATCGGGGACCGCACGCTTGCCTGTGTTGGGAGCATCGGTATGCCGTTCGATGGCGACTGGCGACCGTGCTTCGCGATCGCCGCGGACGATGGTACTGGCTGGCGGGTGGAACACGTCCGCGTCCCGTACGACCAGGCGGCGTACCTCACGGCGCTGGCCGAATCCGGCGTGCCGAATGCTGACGGCACGATTGCTTCGATCCGCGAGCGCGGCGGGGTCGCCCCGGCCGGTTGATGCCGCTGCCGTGATAAGATCGCGCCGATGACGTGGGCGGCTATTGATCGCACATACGCCTGTCACACACCGAGCGGCCATCCGGTCGCAGCAGGCGGTTTGTAACTACCATGGCCAGAGCGTCCTTCGCCCTCCTCCTGGCGCTGACGGCGTTGCTTCAGGCAACGTTCTTTCCGGCGCTCGGCATGCTCACGATCCTGCCCAACATCGCGCTGATCCTGCTCCTGATGTGGAGTGCCTCACGCGGCATCGCTGAGGGCGCAGTCTGGGCGCTTGGGCTGGGGCTGTGGCTCGATTTCCTGACGCTGGACCCGCTCGGGACGCACAGCCTGTCGTTACTGGTCGTCGCAGCGATCGGCGGATATGCAGGCCAGCGCCTGTTCCGCTCCGGCGTCGTGCTGCCGATCGTCGTCGTCGTGCTGACCACATTCGCCAGCGGACTGATTGCTGCTCTTGTGGCACGCTTCGGTGGGGATGCCGTGAGCTCGGTCGCCACGATGCGCCCGATTATCGCAACTGCCTTCCTCAACGCCGTGCTGGTATCGGTCGGCTGGTTCGTTCTACTCGTCATAGATCGCTGGATACCGCGCCATGTTTAAGAAGCGAAAGCGCATGGAGTTCGCCCGTCCGGGTGAGCGCCGTCGTCACGAAGAACACGATAGTGCCGATAACCAGATCTCGCGTCGCGTGCTGCTGGCCCGTGGTGCGATCGGAGTCGGCTTCGCCGCGCTGGGCGGCAAGCTCTGGCAGATGCAGATTGCCGAGGGCAACGAGTTCCGCCGCATCGCGCGCGAGAACGTCGTCGAGTTTCAACGCCTGAAGGCACCGCGAGGCCGCATTCTCGACCGGGCTGGGAAGCCGCTGGCCGAGAACCGCCGCTCCTGGAATGTCGAGGTCGTCCAGAGCCGCCTGCCGGAGGACAAAGCGCAACGGCAGCAGATCCTCGACTCCGTCGCGCAGCGGCTAGCGCTCGGGAAGGCGCTGGTCATCGACCGCGCGCTCGTGCCAGTCGGCTCGGAGGCTGCCGTCGTCAATGCCGTCTCCAAGCGGCTGGAGGTCGATAGCGCCGCGCTGATCGCCAAGCTGACCCGCACCGAAGATGCGATGCTGATGCTGCGCGAAAATCTCTCTGACCAGGACGCTGACGGCTACACACAGAGCATGATGGATATCCCGGGTGTCCGCGTTGTGCAGACCATTGATTTCCTGCTGGCCAACCACCCGCTGGAGGATCTGCCGCTCGCGATCAAGAAGGATGTCGAGCAGGAGGTCGCGCTGGAGCTGGCCTCGAACGCACTCTCGCTCCCCGGCATCGTCGTCGATGACACGACGCTGGTGCGCTCCTATCCGGGTGGACCGATCTTTTCGCACATCCTCGGGTATGTTGGGCCGATCACCGAGGAGGAGTACAACAGCGAGCTGACGACCAGCGGCAGCCGCATCTATGAGCCGGACGATCGCGTGGGACGCGGCGGCATCGAGCAGGCACTCGAGGAAACGTTGCGCGGTGAAAAGGGTGCGCGCTGGGTGCAGATCGACGCCAACGGCGTCATCCGCTACGAGCTGCTCGATCAGCGCAAGGAGCCGCGCGGCGGACTCAGCGCCCGACTCACCGTCATCCGCGACCTGCAAGTCGCCACCGAAGCCGCGTTGCGCGATGGCATCGCGCAGGCGAACGTCGATGCCAGGGAGAACAAGCTCGATGAGGTCGGAGCCGGTATCGCAATCGCGATGAACCCGCAGACCGGTGAGATCCTGTCGATGGTCTCGCTGCCAACGTTCGACAACCAGAAGTTCGTCGACGGCATCTCGGACAAGGACTATCAGGCGTACCTGGATGATCCGTTCGAGCCGCTGCTCGACCGCACGATCTCCGGTCAGTTCCCGCCCGGCTCGACATTCAAGCCGATGATGGCTGCTGCCGGACTGCACGATGGCGCGAAGCGCCCGGACGGTCTACGGCCCGAGACGAAGTTCCGCTGCCTCGGACGCATCCGCGTGCCGTGGACGTGGGACGAGACGCAGGGCAACGACTATCCCTGCTGGGAGCTCGAGATTGGCCACGGTGAGGTCGATGTGCTCTCAGGCATCGCCCACTCCTGCGACGTCTACTTCTACAACGTCGGCGCGCCGGACTCGATCGCCGACAACGGCGTGCGAGTGCATTACTACATCCCGAACGACCCGGAACAGCACTTCTTCATGGGGATGGGCGTCGACAAGATGTACTCCTACATGACGAAGGCGTTCGGCTACGGCAGAGCGAGCGGCATCGAGCTGGCCGGTGAGGCGGACGGCATTGTGCCGAACCCCAAGTGGCTCTTCCAGACGCTCGATCAGAACTGGTCGATCGGTGACACGATCAACATGTCGATCGGTCAGGGCCACCTGCTCTGTACGCCACTCCAGCTGGTCAACAGCACGGCGGCGATCGCATCCGGCGGCAAGCTCTACCGGCCACGCCTGATCCGCGACCTCGTTCGTGAGGACGGCTCGGTCTACCGTTCATTCGAGCCGGACCTGATCAACGACATGAGCGTTGACAAGGGCGACGAGGAGACGTGGATCGCTGCCGAGCACCTCGCGACGGTGCGAGAGGGCATGCGGATGACAGTCACTGAGGGCACCGGCCTGGGGAAGATCGATGTCCCGGGAGTGAACATCGCGGCCAAGAGCGGTACCGCCGAGTACGGCATCGCCGTCGATGGCAAGTACACGCAGGGCCATGCCTGGTTCACCGCGTTCGGCCCGTACGAGAACCCCGAGATCTGCATCGCCGTCATGGTCGCCGGTGGTGGCGCAGGTTCGGTCTATGCCGGCCCGGTGGCGAACGCGATGTTGAACGCCTACTTCGGAAACCAGGCGATTCGCGATGCGGCGCAGAGCTGAACCGCCGCAGTGCGTAGAGAGAGTGAGTGAGTGGCAACGACGAGCGACGAGACGGCGCTGCATGACGCACTGCGACCCGGACCGATCCACCACATCGGCATCGTCGTGCCCGACATCGCCGCCGCTGTCGCCCAGTATCTCGCGCTCGGCTTCACCGGCGGCGCGGTCTCGCGAGTTGCCGAGCAGAACGCCGACATCGCGGCACTGCGAGCTGGAGAAAGCTGGATCGAGATCCTCGCGCCGATCGAGCACGACTCGCCGATCGGCCGGTTTCTGGACTCGCGCGGGTCAGGCGTGCATCACATCGCCTACCTCGTCGACGA
It contains:
- the dinB gene encoding DNA polymerase IV; the protein is MNVRDADRWIIHADLDAFFAAAEVLRRPELSGRPVIVGGSPDGRGVVASATYEARQYGVRSAMPTAQAMRLCPQAVIVRPDGTFYRELSQRFRIVLDDFSPMVEVVSIDEAYLDVSNSERLFGSIETLARSLKQRVRDEVGLAVSLGVATNKLVAKIASDLDKPDGLRIVPPGAEAATFSPLAIERLPGIGPKASARLRAGGIATLGELANAPDLLLLDVAGGDGARLRARARGEDSRPVRSEPDARKSLGRERTFDHDVVRREELDRALYELCDHTGASVRRRGLAATTVALKLRYADFTTVSRQRSFERPTDAQQDIFAIAGELLDQALAVRRDPVRLLGVRVASLTAASHQLDLWDDHRQRLRQLNAAIDRIAERTGSNVIVPARFARASTRREARMNGNERR
- a CDS encoding metallophosphatase family protein, whose protein sequence is MTNTKRLAILSDAHGNLAALQAVLAEVDRRGPFDTLVGGGDYVLGGAFPSETLALVIERGLECVRGNTDEWLVEAATGGKQPATGYTPEQAHTGVLREMDEWAAAHLNADQLEFLKGLPLRWETTGPSGQTIVFVHATPWSTHPGVLPDAPEDVAERMLDEAGSPMLLYGHIHHAYIRTIGDRTLACVGSIGMPFDGDWRPCFAIAADDGTGWRVEHVRVPYDQAAYLTALAESGVPNADGTIASIRERGGVAPAG
- the mreD gene encoding rod shape-determining protein MreD yields the protein MARASFALLLALTALLQATFFPALGMLTILPNIALILLLMWSASRGIAEGAVWALGLGLWLDFLTLDPLGTHSLSLLVVAAIGGYAGQRLFRSGVVLPIVVVVLTTFASGLIAALVARFGGDAVSSVATMRPIIATAFLNAVLVSVGWFVLLVIDRWIPRHV
- a CDS encoding penicillin-binding transpeptidase domain-containing protein → MFKKRKRMEFARPGERRRHEEHDSADNQISRRVLLARGAIGVGFAALGGKLWQMQIAEGNEFRRIARENVVEFQRLKAPRGRILDRAGKPLAENRRSWNVEVVQSRLPEDKAQRQQILDSVAQRLALGKALVIDRALVPVGSEAAVVNAVSKRLEVDSAALIAKLTRTEDAMLMLRENLSDQDADGYTQSMMDIPGVRVVQTIDFLLANHPLEDLPLAIKKDVEQEVALELASNALSLPGIVVDDTTLVRSYPGGPIFSHILGYVGPITEEEYNSELTTSGSRIYEPDDRVGRGGIEQALEETLRGEKGARWVQIDANGVIRYELLDQRKEPRGGLSARLTVIRDLQVATEAALRDGIAQANVDARENKLDEVGAGIAIAMNPQTGEILSMVSLPTFDNQKFVDGISDKDYQAYLDDPFEPLLDRTISGQFPPGSTFKPMMAAAGLHDGAKRPDGLRPETKFRCLGRIRVPWTWDETQGNDYPCWELEIGHGEVDVLSGIAHSCDVYFYNVGAPDSIADNGVRVHYYIPNDPEQHFFMGMGVDKMYSYMTKAFGYGRASGIELAGEADGIVPNPKWLFQTLDQNWSIGDTINMSIGQGHLLCTPLQLVNSTAAIASGGKLYRPRLIRDLVREDGSVYRSFEPDLINDMSVDKGDEETWIAAEHLATVREGMRMTVTEGTGLGKIDVPGVNIAAKSGTAEYGIAVDGKYTQGHAWFTAFGPYENPEICIAVMVAGGGAGSVYAGPVANAMLNAYFGNQAIRDAAQS
- a CDS encoding VOC family protein, which gives rise to MATTSDETALHDALRPGPIHHIGIVVPDIAAAVAQYLALGFTGGAVSRVAEQNADIAALRAGESWIEILAPIEHDSPIGRFLDSRGSGVHHIAYLVDDLPTVLAHLADSGVELIDRQARRGLHDWLIAFVHPRACAGVLTELVDRASVE